In Pirellulales bacterium, one DNA window encodes the following:
- the moaC gene encoding cyclic pyranopterin monophosphate synthase MoaC → LAKGDVLEVSRLAGVMAAKRTADLIPLCHPLPLDGVTVDFSFPDDERGAPPDAGLIRIEATVSCTGKTGVEMEALTAVSVAALTIYDMCKSAERGITIERVQLEEKTGGRSGHWKAEA, encoded by the coding sequence AGCTGGCCAAGGGTGATGTGCTGGAAGTGTCCCGGCTGGCGGGCGTTATGGCCGCTAAACGAACCGCCGATTTAATTCCCCTGTGCCATCCTTTGCCGCTGGATGGCGTGACGGTCGATTTTTCATTTCCCGACGATGAGCGCGGCGCGCCGCCAGATGCGGGCCTCATCCGCATCGAGGCCACGGTTTCCTGCACCGGCAAAACCGGCGTCGAGATGGAGGCCCTCACGGCGGTCAGCGTGGCCGCGCTGACCATCTACGACATGTGCAAAAGCGCCGAGCGCGGCATCACCATCGAGCGCGTGCAACTGGAAGAAAAAACTGGCGGCCGCTCCGGACATTGGAAGGCAGAAGCATGA
- the nrdR gene encoding transcriptional regulator NrdR: MRCPYCRVDNDKVIDSRTGQDGFAIRRRRECVHCNRRFTTYERVEEPVINVVKKDGVREPFNREKIKSGLLKACWKRPVSDEQLEAIVTAVENDAFTNFETEVDSHYLGNLVMQYLRDLDQVAYVRFASVYREFKDLRDFVQELKPILAEAKRAPK, encoded by the coding sequence ATGCGATGTCCTTATTGCCGAGTGGATAACGACAAGGTGATCGATTCCCGCACGGGGCAGGACGGTTTTGCCATTCGTCGCCGCCGGGAATGCGTGCATTGTAATCGCCGCTTCACTACCTACGAGCGCGTCGAGGAGCCGGTGATCAACGTCGTGAAAAAAGACGGCGTGCGGGAGCCATTCAATCGTGAAAAAATTAAATCGGGCTTGCTCAAAGCCTGTTGGAAGCGCCCGGTGAGCGATGAACAATTGGAAGCCATTGTGACGGCAGTGGAAAACGACGCCTTCACGAATTTCGAGACCGAGGTCGACAGCCATTACCTGGGCAACCTGGTGATGCAATACTTGCGTGATTTAGATCAGGTTGCTTATGTTCGCTTTGCCAGCGTGTACCGCGAATTCAAGGACTTGCGCGACTTTGTCCAGGAGCTGAAGCCGATTTTGGCCGAAGCGAAGCGCGCGCCCAAATAA
- the rpoN gene encoding RNA polymerase factor sigma-54 encodes MRLSFGQELRMVQKQILAPRMIQSMEILQLPILALQERIDQEMQENEALELQELDPDLPEEQAAEQENPDAPTVEERELVVDEKKNNEDDFERLLQLDEEWPDHFEERSRPSASRMEEEGERKHDAMANAVDRPESLNDYLHHQLSWFEIDPTVRQWCDRIIYNLDANGYLQGRLEDFLEPDAPPAQLELARQALSIVQKLDPPGVGARDLKECLLLQLVPGMEKYEQLKTLISNHLEDLEHNRLPQIERKTGYSLELIKETLEHLRHLNPKPGAAFTSTYVQPVEPDVFVELGENGKYKIRLEDGRTPNLFISPYYRKLLLSPDTDEKTREYIKRKINAAQWLIESIEQRRNTLTRVSQAIVDHQTEFLNKGPEAIEPLKMQQIADKVGVHVTTVSRAVDDKWIQTPRGIFPLKRFFVGGTVSAAGEEVAWDTVRMKLQEIIDKEDKANPLSDDDLVSELGKHGLTVARRTVTKYRKAMNIPSSRQRRDWTATAREAPKENGSPAVEALPPLPNGLPVGPQGSPPPAEATHQETSSSSNSAANPQPTPLDGDSPIQFG; translated from the coding sequence ATGCGACTTTCCTTCGGACAAGAGCTGCGGATGGTCCAGAAGCAAATTCTGGCGCCGCGGATGATTCAGTCGATGGAAATTTTGCAACTGCCGATCCTGGCTTTGCAGGAGCGGATCGATCAGGAAATGCAGGAAAACGAGGCGCTGGAATTGCAGGAGCTTGATCCGGATTTGCCGGAGGAGCAAGCGGCCGAGCAGGAAAACCCCGACGCCCCCACGGTCGAAGAGCGCGAACTGGTCGTCGACGAAAAAAAGAACAACGAAGACGATTTTGAACGCCTGCTGCAACTCGACGAGGAATGGCCCGACCACTTCGAGGAGCGTAGCCGTCCCTCGGCCTCGCGCATGGAAGAGGAAGGGGAGCGCAAGCACGATGCCATGGCCAACGCCGTGGATCGGCCGGAATCGCTCAACGATTATCTGCACCATCAACTTAGTTGGTTCGAGATTGATCCGACGGTTCGCCAGTGGTGCGACCGCATTATTTACAATTTAGACGCCAACGGCTATCTGCAAGGCCGCTTGGAAGATTTTTTAGAGCCCGATGCGCCGCCGGCGCAGTTGGAATTAGCGCGGCAGGCGCTGTCGATTGTGCAAAAGCTGGATCCGCCGGGGGTGGGCGCGCGCGACCTGAAAGAATGCTTACTGTTGCAACTTGTTCCGGGAATGGAAAAGTACGAGCAGTTGAAAACGCTGATTTCCAATCACCTGGAAGATTTGGAGCACAATCGGCTGCCGCAGATCGAGCGCAAAACCGGTTACTCACTGGAGCTAATTAAAGAAACGCTGGAGCATTTGCGGCATCTCAATCCCAAGCCGGGGGCCGCGTTCACTTCGACGTACGTGCAGCCGGTGGAGCCGGACGTGTTTGTGGAATTGGGCGAGAACGGGAAATATAAAATCCGCTTGGAAGACGGCCGCACGCCGAATTTGTTCATCAGCCCCTATTATCGCAAATTGCTGTTAAGCCCCGACACGGATGAAAAAACGCGGGAATACATCAAGCGGAAAATCAACGCCGCGCAGTGGCTCATCGAATCGATCGAACAGCGCCGCAACACGCTCACCCGAGTGTCGCAGGCGATTGTCGATCATCAAACCGAGTTCCTGAACAAAGGTCCGGAAGCGATCGAACCGTTGAAAATGCAGCAAATTGCCGACAAGGTAGGCGTGCATGTGACGACGGTCAGCCGGGCGGTGGATGATAAATGGATTCAAACGCCGCGCGGCATTTTTCCGCTGAAGCGGTTTTTTGTGGGTGGCACGGTCAGCGCCGCTGGCGAAGAAGTCGCCTGGGACACCGTGCGGATGAAATTGCAGGAAATCATCGACAAGGAAGACAAGGCCAACCCGCTTTCGGACGATGATTTGGTCAGTGAGTTGGGCAAACACGGCCTGACGGTCGCCAGGCGCACGGTGACCAAGTACCGCAAGGCGATGAACATTCCCAGTTCGCGCCAGCGTCGAGATTGGACGGCGACGGCGCGCGAGGCGCCGAAGGAAAATGGTTCGCCCGCAGTGGAAGCTCTGCCGCCGTTGCCAAATGGTTTACCGGTGGGGCCCCAGGGCAGTCCGCCGCCAGCGGAAGCGACCCATCAGGAAACATCAAGCAGCAGTAATTCGGCGGCTAACCCGCAGCCAACGCCGCTGGACGGAGACTCGCCAATTCAATTCGGATGA
- the recR gene encoding recombination mediator RecR: MITQSVTKLIEQLAKLPGIGRKSAERLTYHLLRVSKIDALALADAIRDVKENVRYCKTCFNLSESDECEICRDPKRDRRLLCVVEQPRDLIALEQPGTYKGLYHVLLGRIAPLEGMGPEQLTIEGLVNRVRSGEFKEVIMATNPTLEGDGTALFISQQLAGFPVEITRLARGITTGSVLEFANKEILADALSGRQKF; the protein is encoded by the coding sequence TTGATTACCCAGTCCGTCACCAAGCTGATCGAGCAACTGGCCAAGCTGCCAGGCATTGGGCGGAAAAGCGCGGAACGACTGACTTACCATTTGTTGCGAGTTTCGAAAATCGATGCGCTGGCCCTGGCGGATGCCATTCGCGATGTGAAGGAGAACGTTCGCTACTGTAAAACGTGCTTCAATCTGTCGGAAAGCGACGAGTGCGAAATTTGCCGCGACCCCAAGCGTGACCGGCGGTTGTTGTGCGTGGTTGAGCAGCCTCGCGATTTGATTGCCCTGGAGCAGCCGGGAACATACAAGGGGCTGTATCACGTGTTGTTGGGCCGGATTGCTCCGCTGGAGGGAATGGGCCCCGAGCAGTTGACCATCGAGGGGTTGGTAAATCGGGTGAGAAGCGGCGAATTTAAGGAAGTGATTATGGCGACCAATCCGACCCTGGAAGGGGACGGAACCGCGCTGTTCATTTCGCAGCAGTTGGCGGGGTTTCCCGTAGAGATTACGCGGCTGGCCCGCGGCATTACCACTGGCAGTGTGTTGGAATTTGCGAATAAAGAAATTTTGGCCGATGCCCTGTCCGGGCGACAGAAATTTTAA
- a CDS encoding YbaB/EbfC family nucleoid-associated protein — translation MFKGLTNLASLIKQAQQVGSRMQAMNDELKTRRATGKAGGGMVEAEVDGLGQVLRVTIDPSLVERKDRELMEDLVPAAVNAAIAKSKELHAEVLRGLTDGMDLPGLKEALAAAADVESTPGVQSKPT, via the coding sequence ATGTTCAAAGGTCTTACCAATCTAGCGTCGCTGATTAAGCAAGCTCAGCAGGTTGGCAGCCGCATGCAGGCCATGAACGACGAGCTTAAAACTCGCCGCGCCACCGGCAAGGCAGGCGGCGGCATGGTGGAAGCGGAAGTCGATGGGTTGGGTCAAGTGCTGCGCGTCACCATCGATCCGTCGTTGGTGGAACGCAAGGATCGCGAATTGATGGAAGATTTGGTTCCTGCGGCGGTCAATGCGGCGATTGCCAAATCGAAGGAACTCCACGCTGAAGTGCTGCGTGGTTTGACCGATGGCATGGATTTGCCAGGATTGAAGGAAGCGTTGGCCGCCGCGGCCGACGTGGAATCGACACCCGGCGTCCAATCGAAACCGACTTGA
- the dnaX gene encoding DNA polymerase III subunit gamma/tau — protein sequence MRWLGNDGADDGGEINSKRQIQSISMADEITTDGLEQEAARRTSGEYVVIARRYRPQTFAELIGQEHVAQGLAAAIAASRVGHAYLFTGARGTGKTSAARVLAKALNCEHGPTPTPCNQCDICSSITAGDDMDVLEIDGASNRGIDEIRQLRQNVNVRPSRARFKVYIIDEVHMLTEPAFNALLKTLEEPPEHVKFIFCTTEPEKIPITILSRCQRYDFAGIQTKQIVQRLRQIASGEGAQAEPEALEILARRAAGSMRDSQSLLEQLLAFGSKQISVTDVHRLLGTAGAERIAGLATKLIAHDAAGTLAEFDRAVTEGVDVGQLLDQLLGYFRDVMAATVGCPADALLHISAGEVAAVQSAGQRLGLETTLAVLQILDQTISRLKYLTHPRTVAEIALVRICKLEDLDALPQLISQIREGLPAIPEGTAASATAQPLGSAAASKKKYDEPVEGTKSTSLGGTALRSAFVKDAAVSDNTSAVGSTVLAGDSQGNGKSHAPPAELGEQSAPTEEFTRRTSQISDTSQGSTWDIWQLAAEQLGGLAGEKAMQAENAAICAPNQLVVTFPKRYNFCKQFCERPEIAQQLRDNLSRLAGQELRLEFRLNDDEPHQPEGPQKVVNSRQRMYEACQRTFVRQAMELFDASDPRFV from the coding sequence GTGCGATGGCTCGGCAACGACGGGGCAGACGACGGGGGCGAAATAAATTCGAAGCGACAGATTCAATCGATCAGCATGGCCGATGAAATCACCACGGACGGTTTGGAGCAAGAAGCCGCTAGGCGGACTAGCGGCGAATATGTGGTCATCGCCCGGCGGTATCGGCCGCAGACGTTCGCGGAACTGATTGGCCAAGAGCACGTGGCCCAGGGCTTGGCGGCGGCGATTGCGGCCAGCCGCGTGGGCCACGCCTATTTATTTACCGGGGCGCGCGGGACCGGAAAAACTTCGGCGGCCCGCGTTCTGGCGAAGGCGCTGAATTGCGAGCATGGCCCGACGCCGACGCCTTGCAATCAGTGCGATATTTGCTCTTCCATTACCGCAGGCGACGACATGGATGTGTTGGAGATCGACGGTGCCAGCAATCGCGGCATCGACGAAATTCGCCAACTACGGCAAAACGTGAATGTGCGGCCCAGCCGAGCGCGGTTCAAAGTGTACATCATTGACGAAGTGCACATGCTGACCGAACCGGCCTTCAACGCGCTGCTCAAGACACTGGAAGAGCCGCCGGAGCATGTGAAGTTTATTTTTTGCACGACCGAGCCGGAAAAAATCCCGATCACGATTCTTTCTCGCTGCCAGAGATACGATTTTGCCGGCATTCAGACGAAGCAAATTGTCCAGCGGCTAAGGCAAATTGCCTCCGGCGAAGGGGCACAAGCAGAACCGGAAGCGTTGGAGATTTTGGCCCGGCGAGCGGCAGGCTCGATGCGCGACAGCCAATCGCTGTTGGAGCAATTGCTGGCGTTTGGATCGAAACAAATCAGCGTGACCGACGTGCATCGCCTGCTGGGCACCGCCGGCGCGGAGCGGATCGCCGGCTTGGCGACAAAACTAATTGCCCACGATGCTGCAGGAACGCTGGCTGAATTCGATCGAGCGGTAACGGAAGGGGTGGACGTGGGGCAGTTGCTCGATCAATTGCTGGGATACTTCCGCGATGTGATGGCGGCGACGGTTGGCTGTCCGGCCGATGCGCTGTTACACATTTCGGCGGGGGAAGTCGCGGCCGTGCAAAGCGCCGGTCAGCGATTGGGGCTGGAGACCACTTTAGCCGTGCTGCAAATTCTGGATCAAACGATTTCTCGGCTGAAGTATTTGACGCATCCGCGCACCGTGGCGGAAATCGCCTTGGTGCGAATTTGCAAGTTGGAAGATCTTGACGCCCTGCCGCAACTCATTTCTCAAATCCGCGAGGGATTGCCGGCGATACCTGAAGGAACCGCTGCCAGCGCGACTGCCCAGCCGCTGGGATCCGCAGCGGCGTCAAAAAAAAAGTATGATGAGCCGGTAGAGGGAACGAAATCTACTAGCTTGGGGGGAACTGCGCTGAGATCGGCTTTCGTCAAAGACGCGGCTGTCTCGGATAACACATCCGCCGTCGGTTCGACGGTTCTAGCCGGTGATTCACAGGGAAATGGTAAAAGCCACGCGCCGCCGGCTGAACTAGGGGAACAAAGCGCACCGACGGAAGAATTTACCCGGCGGACCTCACAAATCAGCGATACCTCCCAGGGTTCGACTTGGGATATCTGGCAATTGGCCGCGGAACAATTGGGAGGGTTAGCAGGCGAAAAGGCGATGCAGGCCGAAAATGCTGCAATTTGCGCGCCGAATCAGCTAGTAGTTACATTTCCTAAAAGGTATAATTTTTGCAAGCAGTTCTGTGAGCGACCTGAAATCGCTCAACAATTGCGAGACAACTTGTCGCGGTTGGCAGGCCAAGAACTACGATTGGAGTTTCGGTTGAATGACGACGAGCCGCATCAACCGGAGGGGCCGCAAAAAGTAGTCAATTCGCGGCAGCGAATGTACGAAGCTTGTCAGCGGACTTTCGTTCGGCAAGCGATGGAGTTATTCGACGCCTCTGACCCAAGGTTTGTTTAG
- a CDS encoding DinB family protein: MDLKQRIVWQLQVIRQLSDQMLSAFTSPEEWTRQLFPGANHPLWIAGHVAFVDNRILGVFFSKSMEKPGYAEKFGRSSKPSPNPADYPPPDEVLNFRRERRSTLLDCIATLSDADFEKPVPAGLPPFVQNYGQMFAFLAVHEGTHTGQLSMCRRVLGHAPVVG, encoded by the coding sequence ATGGACCTTAAACAACGCATCGTTTGGCAACTTCAGGTCATTCGGCAATTGAGCGATCAAATGCTCTCCGCGTTCACCTCGCCGGAAGAATGGACCCGCCAATTATTTCCCGGGGCAAACCATCCCTTGTGGATCGCCGGTCATGTGGCCTTCGTAGACAATCGCATTTTGGGAGTCTTTTTTTCCAAGTCGATGGAAAAACCTGGATACGCGGAAAAGTTCGGCAGGTCGTCCAAACCTTCGCCCAATCCGGCCGACTATCCGCCGCCGGACGAGGTGCTAAATTTCCGCCGCGAGCGCCGGTCAACTTTGCTCGATTGCATCGCTACGCTCTCCGATGCTGATTTCGAGAAGCCAGTTCCCGCCGGCCTGCCTCCATTCGTACAAAATTATGGACAGATGTTCGCCTTCTTGGCCGTTCACGAGGGCACGCATACCGGTCAGCTTTCCATGTGTCGCCGGGTGCTGGGCCACGCCCCGGTGGTTGGATAG
- a CDS encoding metal-dependent transcriptional regulator translates to MPSLTVENYVKAIYQICAEQNGGPAGTGQLAAALGVSPGTVTSMLKTLGESNLAEYTPHHGARLTPSGHALAVRVVRRHRLIELFLVRTLDLTWDEVHEEAEHMEHAVSDLLIDRIDAYLGYPDSDPHGDPIPRADGSVAAPTTHSLASCREGERFRMVRVLDQSPEFLRYLTTAELLPGTQGRVVANRTEAGLLSVEVAGQVTSLGRDVAEKLLVARP, encoded by the coding sequence TTGCCCAGCTTAACCGTTGAGAATTACGTCAAGGCGATCTATCAAATTTGCGCGGAGCAAAATGGTGGGCCGGCGGGCACCGGCCAATTGGCCGCGGCCCTGGGGGTTTCGCCCGGCACGGTAACCAGCATGCTCAAGACGCTGGGGGAAAGCAATTTGGCGGAGTACACGCCGCATCATGGGGCGCGGCTGACGCCGTCGGGGCACGCTTTGGCGGTGCGCGTTGTGCGGAGGCACCGGTTGATCGAGTTGTTTTTAGTGCGGACACTGGATCTGACTTGGGATGAAGTTCATGAAGAAGCTGAACACATGGAGCACGCGGTCAGCGATTTGCTAATTGATCGGATCGATGCCTATTTGGGCTACCCCGACTCCGACCCGCACGGCGATCCGATTCCGCGGGCCGATGGCTCGGTAGCGGCGCCGACGACGCACAGCTTGGCTTCGTGCCGCGAGGGGGAACGCTTCCGCATGGTGCGCGTATTGGACCAATCGCCGGAGTTTTTGCGTTATTTGACTACGGCGGAACTTTTGCCGGGCACGCAAGGGCGGGTGGTGGCCAATCGGACCGAAGCGGGCTTGCTGTCGGTCGAAGTGGCCGGGCAAGTGACTTCGCTGGGGCGCGACGTGGCGGAAAAACTTTTGGTGGCGCGGCCGTAA
- a CDS encoding fatty acid CoA ligase family protein, with amino-acid sequence MALRLADFARTMPRAVAVAEALRIRAATATHAATIDVAISPPGYRCLSFAQLETDSTNIAAGLADLGIEPGMRLALLMRPGIDFVSLVFALLKLGAVQVLIDPGMGLRNVVRSLAEVQPQGFIGGTSVQAARALCQKQFPKARYNIHVGGGWLARIPTLELIRRRGAAQSGFKTAASTGETPAAIIFTSGSTGPAKGVLYRHGNFDRQVTEIRDFYGIRPGEVDVSCFPLFGLFNAAMGVTSIIPRMDVTRPARVDPRRIISAVKDWNATQAFGSPAVWNVVGRYCEAEHLRLPSLRRVFSSGAPVAAHVLRRMTACIHPQGEMHTPYGATEALPVASISASAVLRETWPRTEQGAGVCVGNRFKGIQWRVIRITDGPIRDLAEVEELPRGQIGELIVRGPVVTTEYVTRTQANATAKIRDGTGNSFWHRLGDVGYLDEHDRFWFCGRMSQRVVAAAAHGTNATLFTIPCEAIFNRHPDVFRTALVGVGPQGAQTPVIIAEPQPGCYPRGPKQREKLIADLRKLAQAGDCTTMIQNFLIRKSLPVDVRHNVKINREALARLAARKLRPRPKSQGHNT; translated from the coding sequence GTGGCACTTCGATTAGCCGATTTCGCCCGCACCATGCCCCGTGCTGTCGCCGTGGCCGAAGCGTTGCGAATCCGCGCCGCCACCGCGACCCACGCAGCAACCATTGATGTCGCGATTTCTCCGCCTGGTTACCGTTGCCTGTCCTTCGCACAGCTCGAAACAGACAGCACCAACATCGCCGCCGGGCTGGCCGATTTAGGGATTGAGCCTGGCATGCGGCTTGCGTTGCTCATGCGTCCGGGCATCGATTTTGTTTCGTTAGTTTTTGCACTGCTCAAACTGGGCGCCGTGCAAGTGTTGATCGACCCTGGCATGGGCCTACGGAACGTTGTTCGCTCGCTGGCCGAAGTGCAACCGCAAGGATTCATTGGCGGGACCTCCGTCCAGGCAGCGCGAGCGCTCTGCCAAAAACAATTTCCCAAAGCGCGTTACAACATCCATGTTGGTGGCGGTTGGCTCGCTCGCATCCCAACGCTGGAACTCATCCGTCGCCGCGGCGCCGCGCAATCCGGTTTCAAAACCGCCGCTTCCACCGGCGAAACGCCCGCAGCCATTATCTTCACCAGCGGCAGCACAGGCCCCGCCAAAGGTGTGCTGTATCGCCACGGCAATTTTGATCGACAGGTGACCGAAATCCGTGACTTTTACGGCATTCGCCCGGGCGAGGTTGATGTCTCCTGTTTCCCGCTGTTCGGCCTGTTCAACGCCGCGATGGGCGTCACCAGCATCATTCCGCGGATGGATGTTACCCGACCGGCCCGCGTCGATCCGCGCCGAATCATTTCGGCCGTTAAGGATTGGAATGCCACGCAGGCGTTCGGCTCGCCGGCGGTGTGGAACGTGGTCGGGCGATATTGCGAAGCCGAACATCTCCGCCTGCCAAGTTTACGCCGCGTTTTTTCCTCCGGTGCGCCTGTTGCGGCCCACGTCCTGCGCCGCATGACGGCGTGCATTCACCCGCAGGGAGAAATGCATACTCCCTATGGCGCTACCGAGGCCTTGCCCGTGGCGTCGATTTCAGCCTCCGCCGTCCTGCGCGAAACGTGGCCCCGCACCGAGCAAGGCGCCGGCGTGTGCGTGGGCAACCGCTTCAAAGGCATCCAGTGGCGCGTGATTCGCATCACCGATGGGCCAATCCGCGACTTGGCCGAAGTGGAAGAACTGCCGCGCGGCCAGATCGGCGAACTCATCGTCCGAGGCCCGGTGGTTACGACCGAATACGTCACTCGAACGCAAGCCAACGCCACAGCAAAAATTCGCGACGGCACAGGAAACAGCTTTTGGCATCGCCTGGGCGATGTTGGTTATTTGGACGAACACGATCGCTTCTGGTTTTGCGGCCGTATGTCCCAGCGTGTGGTTGCGGCAGCGGCACACGGCACCAATGCCACGCTCTTCACTATCCCGTGCGAAGCTATTTTTAACCGCCATCCTGATGTCTTTCGCACGGCATTGGTCGGCGTCGGCCCACAGGGTGCTCAAACCCCGGTCATCATCGCGGAACCACAACCCGGTTGCTATCCGCGCGGACCGAAGCAGCGCGAAAAACTGATCGCCGACTTACGCAAGCTCGCCCAAGCCGGCGACTGCACGACGATGATCCAAAATTTTCTCATTCGCAAATCGCTCCCAGTCGATGTCCGACATAACGTGAAAATCAATCGCGAAGCATTGGCTCGTTTGGCCGCACGCAAGCTCCGCCCCCGGCCGAAATCGCAAGGGCACAACACGTGA
- a CDS encoding NAD-dependent epimerase/dehydratase family protein, with the protein MSVLVTGAAGFLGRHLVQQLLARGERVRAFCRTPNDSWAGLFGPAAPHVEIVLGDVRDPAAIGAALRGVSTVFHTAGVAGLWGPWKHYFEVNVLGTRNVIAACRRNGVQRLVFTSSPSVVFTTTDQHGDDESLPYTRRWLCHYSHSKALAEQAVLAASGSGSGDLLTCALRPHLIWGPGDRHLLPRLLARARSGRLRRIGDGSNLIDTAYVDNAAAAHLQAADALLPGSRVCGRPYFISQGEPVNCWQWIDQLLALAGLPPVAQTISISQAWRAGLTMETAYRLLRLRKEPPMTRFLAAQLGRSHWFNIAAAGRDFGYQPHVSTIAGMQRLKDWLAAGQSADLAYS; encoded by the coding sequence GTGAGCGTTCTCGTCACCGGAGCCGCCGGCTTTCTGGGTCGCCACCTCGTGCAACAATTGCTGGCACGAGGCGAGCGAGTCCGCGCCTTTTGCCGCACGCCAAACGATTCGTGGGCCGGGCTGTTTGGCCCCGCTGCCCCGCATGTCGAAATTGTGCTGGGCGATGTTCGCGATCCCGCGGCCATCGGCGCGGCGCTGCGCGGCGTAAGCACCGTATTCCATACCGCTGGCGTGGCCGGCCTGTGGGGACCCTGGAAACATTATTTCGAAGTGAATGTGCTGGGCACGCGTAACGTCATCGCCGCCTGCCGCCGCAACGGCGTGCAGCGCCTGGTGTTCACCAGCAGCCCCAGCGTGGTGTTCACCACGACCGATCAGCACGGCGACGACGAATCGCTTCCCTATACGCGCCGATGGCTGTGCCATTATTCTCACAGCAAAGCGCTGGCCGAACAGGCGGTGCTGGCCGCCAGCGGCAGCGGCAGCGGCGATTTGCTCACCTGTGCGCTGCGGCCACATTTGATATGGGGTCCGGGCGACCGCCACCTTTTGCCTCGTCTGTTGGCCCGCGCTCGTTCCGGCCGCTTGCGCCGCATTGGCGACGGAAGCAACCTCATCGATACCGCCTATGTTGACAACGCCGCTGCCGCGCATTTGCAGGCCGCCGACGCATTGCTCCCCGGCTCCCGTGTTTGCGGGCGACCCTATTTCATCAGTCAAGGCGAACCGGTGAATTGCTGGCAATGGATCGACCAACTGTTGGCCTTAGCCGGCCTGCCGCCGGTCGCACAAACCATTTCCATCTCACAAGCGTGGCGTGCCGGACTGACGATGGAAACCGCTTATCGGCTCCTGCGGCTCCGCAAAGAACCGCCGATGACTCGCTTTCTCGCCGCTCAACTCGGTCGTTCCCATTGGTTCAATATCGCCGCCGCTGGACGCGATTTCGGCTACCAGCCGCACGTATCCACCATCGCCGGCATGCAGCGATTAAAAGATTGGCTTGCTGCCGGACAATCTGCCGACCTGGCGTATTCTTAA
- a CDS encoding helix-turn-helix transcriptional regulator, translating to MKTIDVLLEETAISLDELSARAGLPIERVAAIADGRWTPSPAEREKLAAALGVPGSEISWGHTMNPRNVRYHRFGLKEDF from the coding sequence ATGAAAACCATTGATGTCCTGCTCGAAGAAACGGCGATCTCGCTCGACGAACTGTCGGCCCGCGCGGGCTTGCCGATCGAGCGCGTAGCCGCTATTGCCGACGGCCGCTGGACTCCCAGTCCGGCCGAACGCGAAAAATTGGCCGCGGCCTTAGGCGTGCCGGGCTCGGAAATCAGCTGGGGCCACACCATGAACCCACGCAACGTCCGCTATCACCGCTTTGGCCTGAAAGAGGATTTTTGA
- a CDS encoding transposase gives MPQSLSSILIHLMFSTKNREPWIRAAIESELFAYGTTVLKNAGCPTLAMNGTADHIHALLNLSRTKSMAQIVEELKTSTSKWIKTKGPDFRGFHWQAGYGAFSVSPSKVEDVIEYIRRQKEHHCGQSFQDEFRALLERHKISFDERYVWDLWWSASAVKAPRWGFTKTLSRPEPGAMPLAYHRLGQRPTVCPNGATRISPGQVPAAGTSAWDQRSTRLLSSPNGAR, from the coding sequence GTGCCGCAATCATTATCGTCAATTCTGATTCACTTAATGTTCAGCACCAAAAACCGCGAACCATGGATTCGCGCCGCCATTGAATCGGAGCTGTTCGCCTACGGCACGACCGTCCTGAAAAACGCCGGTTGTCCGACGCTGGCCATGAATGGCACCGCCGATCATATTCACGCGCTGTTGAATCTGTCGCGCACAAAATCAATGGCCCAGATCGTCGAAGAATTGAAAACCAGCACATCCAAGTGGATCAAAACCAAGGGGCCTGATTTTCGCGGGTTTCATTGGCAGGCCGGTTACGGCGCGTTCTCAGTGAGCCCGTCAAAAGTTGAGGATGTCATCGAATATATCCGTCGACAAAAAGAGCATCATTGCGGGCAATCGTTCCAAGATGAATTCCGTGCGCTGTTGGAGCGGCACAAAATATCATTCGATGAGCGTTATGTGTGGGATTTATGGTGGTCGGCCAGCGCCGTCAAAGCGCCCCGTTGGGGCTTTACAAAAACGTTGTCGCGCCCCGAACCAGGGGCGATGCCTCTGGCGTATCACAGGTTGGGCCAACGGCCCACCGTTTGCCCCAACGGGGCAACCCGCATTAGCCCAGGCCAAGTTCCGGCCGCCGGGACGTCGGCCTGGGATCAAAGATCGACAAGATTATTATCAAGCCCCAACGGGGCGCGCTGA